A genomic region of Calliopsis andreniformis isolate RMS-2024a unplaced genomic scaffold, iyCalAndr_principal scaffold0035, whole genome shotgun sequence contains the following coding sequences:
- the LOC143187452 gene encoding uncharacterized protein LOC143187452: protein MTVDTVSYTSDKYCTTVHLAMRSAIDHTAVTGTESAIAWAQEHGLLRTDKNCSVHRKPMKLYKSSQHGAGRFLCSVGRSRCKQFAATVDSFFEDVRLPFDKAIKLMYCFTRDFSCEDTAHELCDFTEEDSTNLSSATISAWYQYCREMVVDHLSKIQAGMPKLGGISESGSRIIVQIDEAKFGKRKYNRGRRVEGHWVLGIVDTKTNDCRMIVVENREASTLIDIIDRHVIADSEIHTDSFKSYAGLTARGYIHKTVNHSIEFVGKG from the exons ataaatattgcacaacagTGCATTTGGCAATGCGTTCCGCCATCGATCATACTGCGGTGACAGGAACCG AAAGTGCGATCGCCTGGGCTCAAGAGCATGGATTGTTAAGAACAGATAAAAATTGTTCTGTCCATCGAAAGCCGATGAAATTATATAAGTCATCGCAACACGGTGCTGGGCGGTTTCTCTGTTCGGTTGGAAGGTCCAGATGCAAACAATTTGCAGCCACAGTTGATTCCTTTTTTGAGGATGTCCGTTTGCCTTTTGATAAGGCGATAAA ATTGATGTATTGTTTCACGCGAGATTTTTCGTGCGAAGATACTGCCCACGAATTGTGCGACTTCACAGAAGAAGATAGTACCAATTTATCATCTGCCACTATTTCTGCATGGTATCAATATTGCCGAGAAATGGTTGTAGATCATTTATCAAAAATTCAAGCAGGAATGCCTAAATTGGGAGGCATTTCCGAATCTGGATCTCGTATCATTGTTCAG ATTGACGAAGCCAAATTTGGAAAAAGAAAATACAATCGTGGCAGAAGAGTGGAAGGCCACTGGGTATTAGGTATAGTCGATaccaaaacgaatgattgtcgAATGATAGTCGTTGAAAATCGAGAAGCATCGACTTTAATCGACATCATCGATAGACATGTAATTGCCGACAGTGAAATACACACGGACAGTTTTAAAAGTTACGCAGGACTTACTGCCCGTGGATATATCCATAAAACAGTAAATCATAGTATTGAATTTGTAGGTAAGGGTTAA